One part of the Dioscorea cayenensis subsp. rotundata cultivar TDr96_F1 chromosome 2, TDr96_F1_v2_PseudoChromosome.rev07_lg8_w22 25.fasta, whole genome shotgun sequence genome encodes these proteins:
- the LOC120279137 gene encoding uncharacterized protein LOC120279137, whose protein sequence is MNNPNKLAKYMKAPYRGLLRARDSYVSCFTGCAGRSRYGPMMGHPARAISAAPRGFSFNSHSTSGDDDIGDLIRSASKASIRASPANSNASRVSLPTRTQSLDIGRIDEDSEFIDDVLPGKMHPRSQSYDVRSNRSKLTFAAA, encoded by the coding sequence ATGAACAACCCTAACAAGTTGGCCAAGTACATGAAGGCACCATACCGTGGTCTCCTCCGAGCACGTGACTCATACGTCAGCTGCTTCACCGGCTGCGCCGGCCGCTCCCGTTATGGCCCTATGATGGGCCACCCTGCCCGTGCCATCTCCGCCGCCCCCCGGGGCTTCAGTTTCAACTCTCACTCCACTTCCGGTGACGATGACATCGGTGACCTTATCCGTTCTGCTTCCAAGGCCAGTATCAGAGCATCTCCGGCGAACTCCAATGCTTCTCGTGTTTCTCTTCCAACAAGGACTCAGAGCTTGGATATCGGGAGGATCGACGAAGATAGTGAATTCATTGACGATGTGCTACCGGGGAAGATGCATCCCCGGAGCCAGAGCTACGACGTCCGATCAAACCGGAGTAAGCTTACCTTTGCAGCTGCttga